A segment of the Lycium barbarum isolate Lr01 chromosome 7, ASM1917538v2, whole genome shotgun sequence genome:
ACCCTTGGCCTACCGTATGTATACACAATACAGCtaatgtaaaaataataataaaaaacagCCACATTAAAAGAATAGGAAATATACATTGGGAACATAAACCATGATTAGCCTAGGTGAGAGAGAGTCTCATATTATCAGGAAGGGCAGTAAAGTAAAAGCACATgacaataaaataataaaaagcaAAGATTCCCCAAGATTCCCTATGAAATGACTAATATAACCCCATTTTTTACAGTTTTGCCCAAAAGTGGTTTTGCCAAATAGATTTTTCCTTTAATCTCCATACTTCACCAcgaaatccattttttttttaatttaagctCTTCAAGGTTTGATAGAATTGCAATATTTGGCATGTCTTCCCATGGTACATGAGCATTTCTTAAAGTCAACCTCTCCTGACTTGTAGGTAAAGCATACTTACTTGGGATTTGGGAATGTATTCTGTTACAACTAAGCTTCAATTTTTCAAGTACTTTCAAACAGGAAAGGCTGATTAGGTGCTGGCAAATCTTCTCTCCCTTGCATTCTCGCAAATCTTCGTCATGGATTTTCAGCCTCTTGAGATTTGGAATAGCAGAAAATAATTCATAAGTGCAGCTGGTCAAAGATAGGTAAGAAAGTCTCTCCAGATTTTCTAGCCTATTTGATGGAGCAGCGAAAGAGAAGTAGTGAGTCACGTTAAGATGCCTTAAATGTTTCATTCGCGAAATTTCCGCAGGTATTGTCGGAGGTGAAGAACCTCGAATTAAGTGACGAAAAATGAAGGTCTGTAGGTTATAAAGCTCTGACAGAGAACTGTGAAGATTATCATAACAGTAGAATTCAAGGTATCTGAGATGTACTAAGTTTTTTTTCTCAAGTGGAAAATATAGAAATGTAAAATCAAGGATTGTCAACACTCTTAGAAGTTTGAAGCGTGCCAAAAGAGAAACTTGTTTAGAAGTTGTGTTAGGGTTTTGtcctgattttcttaccatatttgagTTTTGTGTTTTTCATGAAGGAAAGTCAGAGTTTTACAATAATTGTTTTTACTTtttctgaaatgaaaatataattctTTTCCATATTTGGCTATTCCTTATCTTGGGGGAAAAGCTTTGGACATTTATAAATTAAAGACATCCTTCTCACAACTAGATAACACAAtggcatccacaatgtagtcactaaagagtcttgtttatagagaGATTATTCTCTCCATAGTTtttaatgctttcttttaaattAGGTTTTTTAATATGTAGGTCACTTGACCACAATGTTGTCTGATTTATCGTCGTTCAAGGTTTTCAaattattagcttccgcatgacgcctTGATTATTTCgatcctaacaagtggtatcagagccaacgGTACAACAAGGTTGAAAACAGGTTTAAGTCAGATTCATATAAAGATGCGTCCAATTTGACGATAATGAAGATTTTTGTCCAAAAAACAAAAAGATATCTGGAGTACTACACGTGGAGAAATTTTCAATCATATTTTCAACAATCCTACTGCAGtacattttttaaaacaaaaacaatTTTTAACTCATGCTTACTTTAACGCATGAGCTCCAATTTTCAACTCATGCTTACTTTTAACGTATGAGCTCAAATTTTCAACCCTTGCTTACTTTAAACGCTTGGGCCAATTTCAACCCATGTTAACTTTTAACGCATGGGCTCCACTTTCAACATGTGCTCACTTTTAACGCACAAGGCTCAAATTTTTAACCCATATCTATTTTTAACCATAGCAAGTAGCAGtgatgaagattatgtgaagaaGACGGATCAATTTTTGTCAAGAAAATCCAGGCCAaaaggggagatttgttaggtttttgccctgattttcttaccatatttCAGTTTTGTGTTTTTCATGAAGGAAAGTCAGAGTATTACAATAATTGCTTTTACTTTTCCTGAAAAgaaaatataattctcttccatatttggtCATTCCTTATCTTAGGGGAAAAACTTTGGACATCTATAAATTAAAGACATCCTTCTCACAACTAGATAACACAGAaaacatccacaatgtagtcattaaaAGAGTTTCGTTTAAGGGGAGATTTATTCTCTTATAGTTTTAATGTTTTCTTTTCTATATGATTTTTTTCAATACGTAGGTCACTTGACCAAATCATATTATAATACTATGtctttttagtatattttcttatattttctttGCCATCCAATTTATCGTCGCTCAAAgtttgcaattattagcttccgcATTATGCtctgttatttcgatcccaacaaggTGTTGTTAAACCATGGAAGTGACATTTTTCTGTTGAATGCCTCTCAAATTGAGAGTCTTGCCATTAAATAGAAAGGATACAGATTTACATCCCTAAAGATCAGATATTCTATCCCTAAAGATCAGTCATTATATCCCTAAAGATCAGTCATTCTATCCCTAAAGATCATCTACTCTATCCCTCCAAATATACTATTCTTAGTTGTTCTATTATCAGTATTTATTCTCAGTGATTACTACATCAAAAATCTCTATAATTACAACACTATATAGTTAAATAAATATATCCAATTATTCTATTTTAATTCATGAATTGTGAGTTGTCCATCATgttaacaccccccccccccccccccccctaaaattgattgttggtgtatCAAGAAGCATCAATTTGCCTACTCGAAACCGATGACGTTGTGCCATGGATTTTGTAAATGCATCAGCTACTTGAAGATCACTGGACACATGTGCAAGAGTAATGACTCTTTTATCTACAGCTTCTCGTATATGATGACAGTCTACTTCGATGTGTTTGGTCCTCTCATGATAAACCGGATTAGTAGCAATCTGAATGGCACTTGTATTGTCATCATAGAGAGGAGTAGGATTAGATTGAGGAAATCCAATCTCAGCCAGTAATCCACGAAGCCAAACAACCTCGGAGCAAGCAGTAAACATGACTCGATATTCATCATCTATTGAAGATTTTGACACACGGTCTTACTTCTTACTCTTCCAGGATATCAAGGACTCTCCAAGAAACATGCACCAACCAATGACCGAACGACGAGTATCAGAACATCTAGCCCAATCGGAATCACTAAAAGCATTAAGTCTAATATAAGAACCACTAGGAAAGAATAATCCACGAGTAGATGTTCCTAAGAGATATCGAATGATGTGACGAACAGCCACCAAATATAGATGACGAGGCGCATGCATGAATTGACTTACTTGTTGAACTACAAAAGAGATATCAGGCTGGGTAATAGTAAGATAATTTAGGCTCCCAACTAGTTGCCGAAATAAAGTTGGATCAGGAAGAAGATCTTCTTTATCATGACGATACCTTACATTCAATTCCAATGGAGTATCTACAGAGGAAGATTCTTGAAGACCAGCCAAAgcaattgtcacgccccgaaccatagtCTGGGCGTTacatggcactcggtgcctgactgcatgtgaccgagcgaaccacatgacttgttgaatcaacatggggcatgagCTGATGCGAAACATAATAAAACATGCATGACTTTTATTAAACATAGGGATTAATATTCATAAGCCTAAAAATAGTAATTTATCATAAATGCGGAATAGTCTGAAAACGTAATAAGTAATGAGCCAATATGGGCTATACGACtttgaacatctgacatgacatgctaGACCAGTCTATCAAACCTCTGGACATGAATCTGAACTactaaactgtttaccgggacaaggccctcggcataccttaactgcataactgacaatcaataaataaataaagataaaaccctgaatgagatggggctcaccaacagtTAATACGTGCAAAGTCCTAACGAGCTGATCCGACATCttgtaaatctgcatcgtgaaatgcaagccccaGGAAAAtaaaaagggatgtcagtacacttgaattttattggtatgtaaagaaactgaatgaaaataagcatggcacatgaaataatataactgaaactgaaactgtaactgtaactgtaagctgaacatgaacatgaatgtcatctgacatgaatatgtataacATGAATAAAATATTCTGAGTCTGTAAAGATATATGTGGGAGGGCATTAGTATaatcgacatgtaaccaccacgtaagcACGTGGCGTCTGGTCTCTGCTCGATCAGCTAAGACATCCTGtaccggggtacaagacatgaacatgcacataaatggatccaataacccgcaATGCGTAAACATGAAGGTATTGTCCTAACTaagcggagcgatccttatcctacgctggcatacgtagtttcaggctatctgagccttctcggtaatctgtgcaattccaaaaatatgaacatggatatatttggcttagtagcccatgaattatataaacctgattgtaaacatgattcgtgattGTATGATAGCATGAAAATCAAtaaataactatatatatatatatatatatatagtataacttgaatgaaaacatggaagcatgTAGAATTTCATGTAAATAAACATAGTAgctcatatcttgcatttaagaaccgatggaatgcaaagtatgagttttcatggattacggacagattctcaatgaCCGAAATGGACTATtaaaaacacaataatgaattaATAATACAACatgtatatcatggtacatgtatttagggttatcatgaacatggctggAAACTCTAGTTTTAGTGAATTTTCATATAATCATGGAAGAgtgtggcgtggggaagaacaatgatgttcccatacgtagatagaaaccctacatacctggaaACACTCCAAAACTAGTaatagaattccaaaagcttaaaccttgagccttgagatgggttttcttgaaaatcccaggttaggaacaatgatttccttATTAGATTATgtgaatacatgttagaattgaattggaatgattagaatagacttaccttgatgtatCCTACTGGTGGGGAGGGAAGAACTTCGTGCTAGGGCTTAAGAATATGGAATAATAGAATAAAAGGTTGAAGTCTCGTATTTATACTTCACTGCGTCAAAAATTATACGGTCACgaagtacggtccgtatatatttaTACAACCCGTAAAAAGTTGGATGTATTTCAGAAGTATGGCCCGTACatatttgtacggtccgtatatatggtcCGTACTTCACTTGGCCCACAACATAATGCTGACTTTAGACCTTACCTCAATACGGCCCAAGGTACAGCCCGTATCCAAAATTATGATCACAAGCACGGGCCGTATCCTAaagtacggtctgtataaatgggTGTATTTATGATACTGAACTGAACTGAAATGAATTTAATTCTATCACTTCCCGTTTGGTTTCCTAAGTTCAGAATCATGAACGTAGCTTAGtctaaaggtacgaggtgttacaataatCAAATCCTGAGTGTATTTGTGTTGGTTTAAGAACACACCTAAAGAATCATAATGTACTTCCAACCCCAAAAATGTATGTAAGAGTACCAAGATCTTTCATATGAAAAGATTCCTTAAGTTGTTACTGGAGACTAGTGATTAATGAAGAATTTGTTCCAGTGATAATAATATCATCTACATGTATCAAAGGAAGAACATAGCCTGTGATGTTTTCTGAAGAAACAAAGATGAGTCATATTTGCTTTGCTTAAAAGAGAATTGAAGCAAAGTAGACGGAACTTGTCAAACCAAGCCCT
Coding sequences within it:
- the LOC132601370 gene encoding uncharacterized mitochondrial protein AtMg00240-like, translated to MVRGVTIALAGLQESSSVDTPLELNVRYRHDKEDLLPDPTLFRQLVGSLNYLTITQPDISFVVQQVSQFMHAPRHLYLVAVRHIIRYLLGTSTRGLFFPSGSYIRLNAFSDSDWARCSDTRRSVIGWCMFLGESLISWKSKK